A window from Gossypium raimondii isolate GPD5lz chromosome 7, ASM2569854v1, whole genome shotgun sequence encodes these proteins:
- the LOC105770467 gene encoding PX domain-containing protein EREL1 isoform X5 produces the protein MMQRRSPPKHRHDGTSPLPLGMDWSPPPRKWNGRETVWPHDPQTGWSYSVTIPSWVVLPKARDSDPVVFYRVQVGLQSPEGVTTTRGVLRRFNDFLKLFTELKTAFPKKSLPPAPPKGLLRMKSRVLLEERRYSLEEWMTKLLSDFDLSRSVTVASFLELEAAARSAFQEVNKCSSEPNVAGNSTISSNEIHPSSNTSHIAGCSSVTSDYGSDTAYETSELGSPRLGRENSSDIGLGDLTLDEDLSGSIENFVKYGMSNIDEGLSMGQTILEQLEDFPRHKTHNRNINKTLEKDTYNGNGSRASFHGTDGLELFSEPEPAKAAGHARKLSTESVGSDVTSLRDLQFSGATQIVLPLDQRHKMNRFLLTMQQGLFTAKTDMEDLIARLNQEIAVKGYLTTKVKDLEVELESTKQKSKENLQQALLIERERFTQMQWEMAELRRKLLEMELNLNPKQDEMQITETTNHSAAKEEDAMLQELNASKEQLNIISKQYEELETKSKAEIKVLVKEVKSLRKSEKELKQEVDQSLSKISEVEVQLEHERQISKHVRTAREKLLNECQLLHNRLLECNVNLSIVDDENLIKDSSLVEEALDLLTKSDDKITVLLAEVQLLAKEDSSAIGDTDNVHDNHYDNRIDDELRKIIADIFTDNAKLRKQVNSQLQHRLKCDIMSKNNDKELEKS, from the exons atGATGCAGAGACGGAGTCCACCGAAGCATAGGCACGATGGGACTTCGCCGCTGCCTCTCGGGATGGATTGGAGTCCGCCCCCTCGTAAATGG AATGGGAGGGAAACTGTTTGGCCACATGATCCTCAAACAGGATGGAGTTACTCTGTTACAATACCATCTTGGGTTGTCCTTCCCAAAGCAAGAGATTCAGATCCTGTTGTG TTTTACAGGGTACAGGTTGGGTTACAGTCACCAGAGGGCGTTACAACCACACGTGGAGTATTAAGaagatttaatgattttttgaagCTATTTACTGAA CTAAAAACGGCATTTCCCAAGAAAAGTCTTCCCCCTGCACCACCCAAGGGATTGTTGCGTATGAAAAGCAGGGTTTTGTTGGAAGAG AGAAGGTATTCATTGGAGGAGTGGATGACAAAGCTGTTATCTGACTTTGATTTGTCGAGAAGTGTCACAGTTGCGTCCTTTCTTGAACTAGAAGCTGCTGCAAGATCTG CATTCCAAGAGGTAAATAAATGCTCCTCAGAACCGAATGTTGCTGGAAATAGcacaatttcatcaaatgaGATTCATCCCAGTTCAAACACATCTCATATTGCTGGTTGTTCATCAGTGACGTCAGATTATGGCAGTGATACTGCTTATGAGACATCTGAGCTTGGGTCACCTAGGTTAGGGAGAGAAAACAGCTCTGACATTGGTTTGGGAGATCTGACATTGGATGAAGATTTGTCAGGatcaatagaaaattttgtgAAGTATGGTATGTCCAACATTGATGAGGGACTATCTATGGGACAGACAATTTTGGAGCAGCTAGAAGATTTTCCTAGGCATAAAACACATAACAGAAACATCAATAAAACTTTGGAGAAAGATACTTATAATGGAAATGGCTCTAGAGCTTCATTTCATGGCACTGATGGATTGGAACTCTTTTCCGAACCAGAGCCTGCTAAGGCGGCTGGTCATGCTCGAAAGCTATCAACTGAAAGTGTTGGGAGTGATGTAACTTCTTTGAGAG ATTTGCAGTTTTCTGGTGCTACACAAATTGTTCTTCCATTGGATCAGCGTCACAAGATGAACAGGTTTCTTTTGACAATGCAGCAGGGACTATTCACTGCAAAAACTGACATGGAGGATCTTATAGCAAGACTAAATCAAGAAATAGCTGTGAAAGGTTATCTTACAACAAAG GTTAAGGATTTGGAAGTGGAACTTGAAAGCACCAAACAGAAAAGTAAAGAGAACTTGCAGCAAGCTCTCCTGATTGAAAGAGAAAGGTTTACTCAAATGCAGTGGGAAATGGCAGAACTTCGGCGTAAATTATTGGAAATGGAGTTGAATTTGAATCCTAAACAG GATGAGATGCAAATAACAGAAACAACTAATCATTCTGCTGCTAAGGAGGAAGATGCAATGTTGCAAGAGTTAAATGCTAGTAAGGAGCAGCTGAACATTATCTCAAAGCAATATGAAGAGCTAGAGACTAAATCAAAAGCCGAAATTAAAGTTCTTGTTAAAGAGGTCAAGTCTCTTAGGAAATCTGAAAAAGAACTGAAGCAGGAGGTTGATCAATCACTATCAAAGATATCTGAGGTGGAG GTACAACTAGAGCACGAAAGACAAATCAGCAAGCATGTAAGAACTGCTAGAGAAAAGCTGCTAAATGAATGCCAACTTCTTCACAATCGTCTTCTTGAGTGCAATGTGAATTTGTccatagttgatgatgaaaatttAATCAAGGATTCTTCCTTAGTTGAAGAAGCATTGGATTTGTTGACTAAATCTGATGATAAAATCACTGTCCTACTTGCAGAG GTGCAACTATTAGCGAAGGAAGATAGCAGTGCCATTGGGGATACCGATAATGTACATGACAACCACTACGATAATAGAATAGATGATGAGTTAAGGAAGATCATAGCAGACATCTTCACCGACAATGCTAAATTAAGAAAGCAGGTGAATTCTCAACTACAGCATAGGCTCAAATGTGACATCATGTCAAAGAATAATGACAAGGAATTAGAAAAATCTTAG
- the LOC105770467 gene encoding PX domain-containing protein EREL1 isoform X1: protein MMQRRSPPKHRHDGTSPLPLGMDWSPPPRKWNGRETVWPHDPQTGWSYSVTIPSWVVLPKARDSDPVVFYRVQVGLQSPEGVTTTRGVLRRFNDFLKLFTELKTAFPKKSLPPAPPKGLLRMKSRVLLEERRYSLEEWMTKLLSDFDLSRSVTVASFLELEAAARSAFQEVNKCSSEPNVAGNSTISSNEIHPSSNTSHIAGCSSVTSDYGSDTAYETSELGSPRLGRENSSDIGLGDLTLDEDLSGSIENFVKYGMSNIDEGLSMGQTILEQLEDFPRHKTHNRNINKTLEKDTYNGNGSRASFHGTDGLELFSEPEPAKAAGHARKLSTESVGSDVTSLRGSDMCNFRIPNSSCDLPGTSEVLSTMGTLGKSDLQFSGATQIVLPLDQRHKMNRFLLTMQQGLFTAKTDMEDLIARLNQEIAVKGYLTTKVKDLEVELESTKQKSKENLQQALLIERERFTQMQWEMAELRRKLLEMELNLNPKQDEMQITETTNHSAAKEEDAMLQELNASKEQLNIISKQYEELETKSKAEIKVLVKEVKSLRKSEKELKQEVDQSLSKISEVEVQLEHERQISKHVRTAREKLLNECQLLHNRLLECNVNLSIVDDENLIKDSSLVEEALDLLTKSDDKITVLLAEVQLLAKEDSSAIGDTDNVHDNHYDNRIDDELRKIIADIFTDNAKLRKQVNSQLQHRLKCDIMSKNNDKELEKS from the exons atGATGCAGAGACGGAGTCCACCGAAGCATAGGCACGATGGGACTTCGCCGCTGCCTCTCGGGATGGATTGGAGTCCGCCCCCTCGTAAATGG AATGGGAGGGAAACTGTTTGGCCACATGATCCTCAAACAGGATGGAGTTACTCTGTTACAATACCATCTTGGGTTGTCCTTCCCAAAGCAAGAGATTCAGATCCTGTTGTG TTTTACAGGGTACAGGTTGGGTTACAGTCACCAGAGGGCGTTACAACCACACGTGGAGTATTAAGaagatttaatgattttttgaagCTATTTACTGAA CTAAAAACGGCATTTCCCAAGAAAAGTCTTCCCCCTGCACCACCCAAGGGATTGTTGCGTATGAAAAGCAGGGTTTTGTTGGAAGAG AGAAGGTATTCATTGGAGGAGTGGATGACAAAGCTGTTATCTGACTTTGATTTGTCGAGAAGTGTCACAGTTGCGTCCTTTCTTGAACTAGAAGCTGCTGCAAGATCTG CATTCCAAGAGGTAAATAAATGCTCCTCAGAACCGAATGTTGCTGGAAATAGcacaatttcatcaaatgaGATTCATCCCAGTTCAAACACATCTCATATTGCTGGTTGTTCATCAGTGACGTCAGATTATGGCAGTGATACTGCTTATGAGACATCTGAGCTTGGGTCACCTAGGTTAGGGAGAGAAAACAGCTCTGACATTGGTTTGGGAGATCTGACATTGGATGAAGATTTGTCAGGatcaatagaaaattttgtgAAGTATGGTATGTCCAACATTGATGAGGGACTATCTATGGGACAGACAATTTTGGAGCAGCTAGAAGATTTTCCTAGGCATAAAACACATAACAGAAACATCAATAAAACTTTGGAGAAAGATACTTATAATGGAAATGGCTCTAGAGCTTCATTTCATGGCACTGATGGATTGGAACTCTTTTCCGAACCAGAGCCTGCTAAGGCGGCTGGTCATGCTCGAAAGCTATCAACTGAAAGTGTTGGGAGTGATGTAACTTCTTTGAGAGGTAGTGATATGTGCAACTTTAGAATTCCAAATTCATCTTGTGACCTTCCTGGAACTTCTGAAGTATTGAGTACCATGGGAACTCTTGGAAAATCAGATTTGCAGTTTTCTGGTGCTACACAAATTGTTCTTCCATTGGATCAGCGTCACAAGATGAACAGGTTTCTTTTGACAATGCAGCAGGGACTATTCACTGCAAAAACTGACATGGAGGATCTTATAGCAAGACTAAATCAAGAAATAGCTGTGAAAGGTTATCTTACAACAAAG GTTAAGGATTTGGAAGTGGAACTTGAAAGCACCAAACAGAAAAGTAAAGAGAACTTGCAGCAAGCTCTCCTGATTGAAAGAGAAAGGTTTACTCAAATGCAGTGGGAAATGGCAGAACTTCGGCGTAAATTATTGGAAATGGAGTTGAATTTGAATCCTAAACAG GATGAGATGCAAATAACAGAAACAACTAATCATTCTGCTGCTAAGGAGGAAGATGCAATGTTGCAAGAGTTAAATGCTAGTAAGGAGCAGCTGAACATTATCTCAAAGCAATATGAAGAGCTAGAGACTAAATCAAAAGCCGAAATTAAAGTTCTTGTTAAAGAGGTCAAGTCTCTTAGGAAATCTGAAAAAGAACTGAAGCAGGAGGTTGATCAATCACTATCAAAGATATCTGAGGTGGAG GTACAACTAGAGCACGAAAGACAAATCAGCAAGCATGTAAGAACTGCTAGAGAAAAGCTGCTAAATGAATGCCAACTTCTTCACAATCGTCTTCTTGAGTGCAATGTGAATTTGTccatagttgatgatgaaaatttAATCAAGGATTCTTCCTTAGTTGAAGAAGCATTGGATTTGTTGACTAAATCTGATGATAAAATCACTGTCCTACTTGCAGAG GTGCAACTATTAGCGAAGGAAGATAGCAGTGCCATTGGGGATACCGATAATGTACATGACAACCACTACGATAATAGAATAGATGATGAGTTAAGGAAGATCATAGCAGACATCTTCACCGACAATGCTAAATTAAGAAAGCAGGTGAATTCTCAACTACAGCATAGGCTCAAATGTGACATCATGTCAAAGAATAATGACAAGGAATTAGAAAAATCTTAG
- the LOC105770467 gene encoding PX domain-containing protein EREL1 isoform X3, whose product MGLRRCLSGWIGVRPLVNGMGGKLFGHMILKQDGVTLLQYHLGLSFPKQEIQILLWVQVGLQSPEGVTTTRGVLRRFNDFLKLFTELKTAFPKKSLPPAPPKGLLRMKSRVLLEERRYSLEEWMTKLLSDFDLSRSVTVASFLELEAAARSAFQEVNKCSSEPNVAGNSTISSNEIHPSSNTSHIAGCSSVTSDYGSDTAYETSELGSPRLGRENSSDIGLGDLTLDEDLSGSIENFVKYGMSNIDEGLSMGQTILEQLEDFPRHKTHNRNINKTLEKDTYNGNGSRASFHGTDGLELFSEPEPAKAAGHARKLSTESVGSDVTSLRGSDMCNFRIPNSSCDLPGTSEVLSTMGTLGKSDLQFSGATQIVLPLDQRHKMNRFLLTMQQGLFTAKTDMEDLIARLNQEIAVKGYLTTKVKDLEVELESTKQKSKENLQQALLIERERFTQMQWEMAELRRKLLEMELNLNPKQDEMQITETTNHSAAKEEDAMLQELNASKEQLNIISKQYEELETKSKAEIKVLVKEVKSLRKSEKELKQEVDQSLSKISEVEVQLEHERQISKHVRTAREKLLNECQLLHNRLLECNVNLSIVDDENLIKDSSLVEEALDLLTKSDDKITVLLAEVQLLAKEDSSAIGDTDNVHDNHYDNRIDDELRKIIADIFTDNAKLRKQVNSQLQHRLKCDIMSKNNDKELEKS is encoded by the exons ATGGGACTTCGCCGCTGCCTCTCGGGATGGATTGGAGTCCGCCCCCTCGTAAATGG AATGGGAGGGAAACTGTTTGGCCACATGATCCTCAAACAGGATGGAGTTACTCTGTTACAATACCATCTTGGGTTGTCCTTCCCAAAGCAAGAGATTCAGATCCTGTTGTG GGTACAGGTTGGGTTACAGTCACCAGAGGGCGTTACAACCACACGTGGAGTATTAAGaagatttaatgattttttgaagCTATTTACTGAA CTAAAAACGGCATTTCCCAAGAAAAGTCTTCCCCCTGCACCACCCAAGGGATTGTTGCGTATGAAAAGCAGGGTTTTGTTGGAAGAG AGAAGGTATTCATTGGAGGAGTGGATGACAAAGCTGTTATCTGACTTTGATTTGTCGAGAAGTGTCACAGTTGCGTCCTTTCTTGAACTAGAAGCTGCTGCAAGATCTG CATTCCAAGAGGTAAATAAATGCTCCTCAGAACCGAATGTTGCTGGAAATAGcacaatttcatcaaatgaGATTCATCCCAGTTCAAACACATCTCATATTGCTGGTTGTTCATCAGTGACGTCAGATTATGGCAGTGATACTGCTTATGAGACATCTGAGCTTGGGTCACCTAGGTTAGGGAGAGAAAACAGCTCTGACATTGGTTTGGGAGATCTGACATTGGATGAAGATTTGTCAGGatcaatagaaaattttgtgAAGTATGGTATGTCCAACATTGATGAGGGACTATCTATGGGACAGACAATTTTGGAGCAGCTAGAAGATTTTCCTAGGCATAAAACACATAACAGAAACATCAATAAAACTTTGGAGAAAGATACTTATAATGGAAATGGCTCTAGAGCTTCATTTCATGGCACTGATGGATTGGAACTCTTTTCCGAACCAGAGCCTGCTAAGGCGGCTGGTCATGCTCGAAAGCTATCAACTGAAAGTGTTGGGAGTGATGTAACTTCTTTGAGAGGTAGTGATATGTGCAACTTTAGAATTCCAAATTCATCTTGTGACCTTCCTGGAACTTCTGAAGTATTGAGTACCATGGGAACTCTTGGAAAATCAGATTTGCAGTTTTCTGGTGCTACACAAATTGTTCTTCCATTGGATCAGCGTCACAAGATGAACAGGTTTCTTTTGACAATGCAGCAGGGACTATTCACTGCAAAAACTGACATGGAGGATCTTATAGCAAGACTAAATCAAGAAATAGCTGTGAAAGGTTATCTTACAACAAAG GTTAAGGATTTGGAAGTGGAACTTGAAAGCACCAAACAGAAAAGTAAAGAGAACTTGCAGCAAGCTCTCCTGATTGAAAGAGAAAGGTTTACTCAAATGCAGTGGGAAATGGCAGAACTTCGGCGTAAATTATTGGAAATGGAGTTGAATTTGAATCCTAAACAG GATGAGATGCAAATAACAGAAACAACTAATCATTCTGCTGCTAAGGAGGAAGATGCAATGTTGCAAGAGTTAAATGCTAGTAAGGAGCAGCTGAACATTATCTCAAAGCAATATGAAGAGCTAGAGACTAAATCAAAAGCCGAAATTAAAGTTCTTGTTAAAGAGGTCAAGTCTCTTAGGAAATCTGAAAAAGAACTGAAGCAGGAGGTTGATCAATCACTATCAAAGATATCTGAGGTGGAG GTACAACTAGAGCACGAAAGACAAATCAGCAAGCATGTAAGAACTGCTAGAGAAAAGCTGCTAAATGAATGCCAACTTCTTCACAATCGTCTTCTTGAGTGCAATGTGAATTTGTccatagttgatgatgaaaatttAATCAAGGATTCTTCCTTAGTTGAAGAAGCATTGGATTTGTTGACTAAATCTGATGATAAAATCACTGTCCTACTTGCAGAG GTGCAACTATTAGCGAAGGAAGATAGCAGTGCCATTGGGGATACCGATAATGTACATGACAACCACTACGATAATAGAATAGATGATGAGTTAAGGAAGATCATAGCAGACATCTTCACCGACAATGCTAAATTAAGAAAGCAGGTGAATTCTCAACTACAGCATAGGCTCAAATGTGACATCATGTCAAAGAATAATGACAAGGAATTAGAAAAATCTTAG
- the LOC105770467 gene encoding PX domain-containing protein EREL1 isoform X2, with protein MGLRRCLSGWIGVRPLVNGKSLYSLYIYVQNGRETVWPHDPQTGWSYSVTIPSWVVLPKARDSDPVVFYRVQVGLQSPEGVTTTRGVLRRFNDFLKLFTELKTAFPKKSLPPAPPKGLLRMKSRVLLEERRYSLEEWMTKLLSDFDLSRSVTVASFLELEAAARSAFQEVNKCSSEPNVAGNSTISSNEIHPSSNTSHIAGCSSVTSDYGSDTAYETSELGSPRLGRENSSDIGLGDLTLDEDLSGSIENFVKYGMSNIDEGLSMGQTILEQLEDFPRHKTHNRNINKTLEKDTYNGNGSRASFHGTDGLELFSEPEPAKAAGHARKLSTESVGSDVTSLRGSDMCNFRIPNSSCDLPGTSEVLSTMGTLGKSDLQFSGATQIVLPLDQRHKMNRFLLTMQQGLFTAKTDMEDLIARLNQEIAVKGYLTTKVKDLEVELESTKQKSKENLQQALLIERERFTQMQWEMAELRRKLLEMELNLNPKQDEMQITETTNHSAAKEEDAMLQELNASKEQLNIISKQYEELETKSKAEIKVLVKEVKSLRKSEKELKQEVDQSLSKISEVEVQLEHERQISKHVRTAREKLLNECQLLHNRLLECNVNLSIVDDENLIKDSSLVEEALDLLTKSDDKITVLLAEVQLLAKEDSSAIGDTDNVHDNHYDNRIDDELRKIIADIFTDNAKLRKQVNSQLQHRLKCDIMSKNNDKELEKS; from the exons ATGGGACTTCGCCGCTGCCTCTCGGGATGGATTGGAGTCCGCCCCCTCGTAAATGG TAAGAGCCTGTACTCATTATACATATACGTGCAGAATGGGAGGGAAACTGTTTGGCCACATGATCCTCAAACAGGATGGAGTTACTCTGTTACAATACCATCTTGGGTTGTCCTTCCCAAAGCAAGAGATTCAGATCCTGTTGTG TTTTACAGGGTACAGGTTGGGTTACAGTCACCAGAGGGCGTTACAACCACACGTGGAGTATTAAGaagatttaatgattttttgaagCTATTTACTGAA CTAAAAACGGCATTTCCCAAGAAAAGTCTTCCCCCTGCACCACCCAAGGGATTGTTGCGTATGAAAAGCAGGGTTTTGTTGGAAGAG AGAAGGTATTCATTGGAGGAGTGGATGACAAAGCTGTTATCTGACTTTGATTTGTCGAGAAGTGTCACAGTTGCGTCCTTTCTTGAACTAGAAGCTGCTGCAAGATCTG CATTCCAAGAGGTAAATAAATGCTCCTCAGAACCGAATGTTGCTGGAAATAGcacaatttcatcaaatgaGATTCATCCCAGTTCAAACACATCTCATATTGCTGGTTGTTCATCAGTGACGTCAGATTATGGCAGTGATACTGCTTATGAGACATCTGAGCTTGGGTCACCTAGGTTAGGGAGAGAAAACAGCTCTGACATTGGTTTGGGAGATCTGACATTGGATGAAGATTTGTCAGGatcaatagaaaattttgtgAAGTATGGTATGTCCAACATTGATGAGGGACTATCTATGGGACAGACAATTTTGGAGCAGCTAGAAGATTTTCCTAGGCATAAAACACATAACAGAAACATCAATAAAACTTTGGAGAAAGATACTTATAATGGAAATGGCTCTAGAGCTTCATTTCATGGCACTGATGGATTGGAACTCTTTTCCGAACCAGAGCCTGCTAAGGCGGCTGGTCATGCTCGAAAGCTATCAACTGAAAGTGTTGGGAGTGATGTAACTTCTTTGAGAGGTAGTGATATGTGCAACTTTAGAATTCCAAATTCATCTTGTGACCTTCCTGGAACTTCTGAAGTATTGAGTACCATGGGAACTCTTGGAAAATCAGATTTGCAGTTTTCTGGTGCTACACAAATTGTTCTTCCATTGGATCAGCGTCACAAGATGAACAGGTTTCTTTTGACAATGCAGCAGGGACTATTCACTGCAAAAACTGACATGGAGGATCTTATAGCAAGACTAAATCAAGAAATAGCTGTGAAAGGTTATCTTACAACAAAG GTTAAGGATTTGGAAGTGGAACTTGAAAGCACCAAACAGAAAAGTAAAGAGAACTTGCAGCAAGCTCTCCTGATTGAAAGAGAAAGGTTTACTCAAATGCAGTGGGAAATGGCAGAACTTCGGCGTAAATTATTGGAAATGGAGTTGAATTTGAATCCTAAACAG GATGAGATGCAAATAACAGAAACAACTAATCATTCTGCTGCTAAGGAGGAAGATGCAATGTTGCAAGAGTTAAATGCTAGTAAGGAGCAGCTGAACATTATCTCAAAGCAATATGAAGAGCTAGAGACTAAATCAAAAGCCGAAATTAAAGTTCTTGTTAAAGAGGTCAAGTCTCTTAGGAAATCTGAAAAAGAACTGAAGCAGGAGGTTGATCAATCACTATCAAAGATATCTGAGGTGGAG GTACAACTAGAGCACGAAAGACAAATCAGCAAGCATGTAAGAACTGCTAGAGAAAAGCTGCTAAATGAATGCCAACTTCTTCACAATCGTCTTCTTGAGTGCAATGTGAATTTGTccatagttgatgatgaaaatttAATCAAGGATTCTTCCTTAGTTGAAGAAGCATTGGATTTGTTGACTAAATCTGATGATAAAATCACTGTCCTACTTGCAGAG GTGCAACTATTAGCGAAGGAAGATAGCAGTGCCATTGGGGATACCGATAATGTACATGACAACCACTACGATAATAGAATAGATGATGAGTTAAGGAAGATCATAGCAGACATCTTCACCGACAATGCTAAATTAAGAAAGCAGGTGAATTCTCAACTACAGCATAGGCTCAAATGTGACATCATGTCAAAGAATAATGACAAGGAATTAGAAAAATCTTAG
- the LOC105770467 gene encoding PX domain-containing protein EREL1 isoform X4 — protein MVRACTHYTYTCRMGGKLFGHMILKQDGVTLLQYHLGLSFPKQEIQILLWVQVGLQSPEGVTTTRGVLRRFNDFLKLFTELKTAFPKKSLPPAPPKGLLRMKSRVLLEERRYSLEEWMTKLLSDFDLSRSVTVASFLELEAAARSAFQEVNKCSSEPNVAGNSTISSNEIHPSSNTSHIAGCSSVTSDYGSDTAYETSELGSPRLGRENSSDIGLGDLTLDEDLSGSIENFVKYGMSNIDEGLSMGQTILEQLEDFPRHKTHNRNINKTLEKDTYNGNGSRASFHGTDGLELFSEPEPAKAAGHARKLSTESVGSDVTSLRGSDMCNFRIPNSSCDLPGTSEVLSTMGTLGKSDLQFSGATQIVLPLDQRHKMNRFLLTMQQGLFTAKTDMEDLIARLNQEIAVKGYLTTKVKDLEVELESTKQKSKENLQQALLIERERFTQMQWEMAELRRKLLEMELNLNPKQDEMQITETTNHSAAKEEDAMLQELNASKEQLNIISKQYEELETKSKAEIKVLVKEVKSLRKSEKELKQEVDQSLSKISEVEVQLEHERQISKHVRTAREKLLNECQLLHNRLLECNVNLSIVDDENLIKDSSLVEEALDLLTKSDDKITVLLAEVQLLAKEDSSAIGDTDNVHDNHYDNRIDDELRKIIADIFTDNAKLRKQVNSQLQHRLKCDIMSKNNDKELEKS, from the exons ATGG TAAGAGCCTGTACTCATTATACATATACGTGCAGAATGGGAGGGAAACTGTTTGGCCACATGATCCTCAAACAGGATGGAGTTACTCTGTTACAATACCATCTTGGGTTGTCCTTCCCAAAGCAAGAGATTCAGATCCTGTTGTG GGTACAGGTTGGGTTACAGTCACCAGAGGGCGTTACAACCACACGTGGAGTATTAAGaagatttaatgattttttgaagCTATTTACTGAA CTAAAAACGGCATTTCCCAAGAAAAGTCTTCCCCCTGCACCACCCAAGGGATTGTTGCGTATGAAAAGCAGGGTTTTGTTGGAAGAG AGAAGGTATTCATTGGAGGAGTGGATGACAAAGCTGTTATCTGACTTTGATTTGTCGAGAAGTGTCACAGTTGCGTCCTTTCTTGAACTAGAAGCTGCTGCAAGATCTG CATTCCAAGAGGTAAATAAATGCTCCTCAGAACCGAATGTTGCTGGAAATAGcacaatttcatcaaatgaGATTCATCCCAGTTCAAACACATCTCATATTGCTGGTTGTTCATCAGTGACGTCAGATTATGGCAGTGATACTGCTTATGAGACATCTGAGCTTGGGTCACCTAGGTTAGGGAGAGAAAACAGCTCTGACATTGGTTTGGGAGATCTGACATTGGATGAAGATTTGTCAGGatcaatagaaaattttgtgAAGTATGGTATGTCCAACATTGATGAGGGACTATCTATGGGACAGACAATTTTGGAGCAGCTAGAAGATTTTCCTAGGCATAAAACACATAACAGAAACATCAATAAAACTTTGGAGAAAGATACTTATAATGGAAATGGCTCTAGAGCTTCATTTCATGGCACTGATGGATTGGAACTCTTTTCCGAACCAGAGCCTGCTAAGGCGGCTGGTCATGCTCGAAAGCTATCAACTGAAAGTGTTGGGAGTGATGTAACTTCTTTGAGAGGTAGTGATATGTGCAACTTTAGAATTCCAAATTCATCTTGTGACCTTCCTGGAACTTCTGAAGTATTGAGTACCATGGGAACTCTTGGAAAATCAGATTTGCAGTTTTCTGGTGCTACACAAATTGTTCTTCCATTGGATCAGCGTCACAAGATGAACAGGTTTCTTTTGACAATGCAGCAGGGACTATTCACTGCAAAAACTGACATGGAGGATCTTATAGCAAGACTAAATCAAGAAATAGCTGTGAAAGGTTATCTTACAACAAAG GTTAAGGATTTGGAAGTGGAACTTGAAAGCACCAAACAGAAAAGTAAAGAGAACTTGCAGCAAGCTCTCCTGATTGAAAGAGAAAGGTTTACTCAAATGCAGTGGGAAATGGCAGAACTTCGGCGTAAATTATTGGAAATGGAGTTGAATTTGAATCCTAAACAG GATGAGATGCAAATAACAGAAACAACTAATCATTCTGCTGCTAAGGAGGAAGATGCAATGTTGCAAGAGTTAAATGCTAGTAAGGAGCAGCTGAACATTATCTCAAAGCAATATGAAGAGCTAGAGACTAAATCAAAAGCCGAAATTAAAGTTCTTGTTAAAGAGGTCAAGTCTCTTAGGAAATCTGAAAAAGAACTGAAGCAGGAGGTTGATCAATCACTATCAAAGATATCTGAGGTGGAG GTACAACTAGAGCACGAAAGACAAATCAGCAAGCATGTAAGAACTGCTAGAGAAAAGCTGCTAAATGAATGCCAACTTCTTCACAATCGTCTTCTTGAGTGCAATGTGAATTTGTccatagttgatgatgaaaatttAATCAAGGATTCTTCCTTAGTTGAAGAAGCATTGGATTTGTTGACTAAATCTGATGATAAAATCACTGTCCTACTTGCAGAG GTGCAACTATTAGCGAAGGAAGATAGCAGTGCCATTGGGGATACCGATAATGTACATGACAACCACTACGATAATAGAATAGATGATGAGTTAAGGAAGATCATAGCAGACATCTTCACCGACAATGCTAAATTAAGAAAGCAGGTGAATTCTCAACTACAGCATAGGCTCAAATGTGACATCATGTCAAAGAATAATGACAAGGAATTAGAAAAATCTTAG